One window from the genome of Bacillus tianshenii encodes:
- a CDS encoding NAD-dependent protein deacylase, giving the protein MENKINQLKEFIQQAEKICFLTGAGVSTESGIPDFRSQSGLWTKNVGFEEVVSRAYFEQYPEQFWKYFKDIFRTKLLGSYTPNSGHQFIAELEQQGKDVSVITQNIDGLHQKAGSSNVFEIHGTIQQAHCPACLTEYDLDYLNKTEIPRCETEACKTILKPNVVLFGDMIHHFEEATEAALNCDLFIVLGSSLAVTPINQIPQYVALNSHATTVLINREQTLMDSFFDLHLYKGIGETVSLLKQQASRSQ; this is encoded by the coding sequence ATGGAGAATAAAATAAACCAATTAAAGGAATTCATTCAACAAGCAGAAAAGATTTGCTTTTTAACCGGAGCTGGTGTTAGCACAGAGAGCGGTATTCCAGATTTTCGCTCTCAGTCTGGCCTTTGGACAAAGAATGTTGGCTTTGAAGAGGTTGTTTCAAGAGCGTATTTTGAGCAATACCCAGAACAATTTTGGAAGTACTTTAAAGACATTTTTCGTACAAAGCTGTTAGGAAGCTATACGCCAAACAGCGGCCATCAATTTATTGCAGAGCTTGAACAACAAGGAAAAGATGTGTCTGTTATTACACAAAATATTGATGGTTTACACCAAAAAGCAGGCAGTTCTAACGTATTTGAAATCCATGGAACGATTCAACAAGCACACTGTCCAGCGTGTTTAACAGAATACGACTTAGACTATTTGAATAAAACAGAAATCCCAAGGTGCGAGACAGAAGCGTGCAAAACTATTTTAAAACCAAATGTCGTTTTGTTCGGTGACATGATTCACCACTTTGAAGAAGCAACGGAAGCAGCTCTGAACTGTGACTTGTTTATTGTTCTTGGCTCTTCACTTGCAGTAACACCGATAAACCAAATCCCTCAGTATGTCGCACTTAACAGCCATGCGACAACCGTTTTAATTAATCGCGAACAAACCTTAATGGATAGCTTTTTTGATTTACACCTTTACAAAGGGATTGGCGAAACCGTTTCACTTCTTAAACAACAAGCAAGTCGTTCGCAATAA